In Marisediminicola antarctica, one DNA window encodes the following:
- a CDS encoding glycoside hydrolase family 65 protein, translated as MLDRDWFPVDPWRLTETQYDTANIGLGETLFALGNGYLGLRGNNAEGRKAHEHGTFINGLHETWKIRHAEHAYGFAEVGQTIVNAPDSKVMRIYVDDEPLALDGADLLEYDRTLDFQEGLLRRTVLWLTPSGKRVRVSKTRMVSFPERHLAVMTLEVTLIDSDAPVTISCQMLNRQDGEDEYAGSTRPGKASKDPRKAERIADRVFVPGEHWQQGERSALSYRVANSGMTVAVVADHTVETANEYTTDHYIDPDIAKNVYSVTAKRGVPMKITKLVSYHTGRTTPTNELIDRGRRTLDRIAVEGVAVQYVKQREWLDDYWSRSDVEIPGRDDLQQAIRWNLFQLAQATARADGLGIPAKGVTGSGYSGHYFWDTEIYMVPFLAYTSPLWARNTLSMRQDMLPLARQRARMLNEAGALFPWRTINGEEASAYYAAGTAQYHINADVTYALAKFIHATADVDFLANGAIDIAVETARMWITLGFWRSNGNDTFEIHGVTGPDEYTTVVNNNLFTNVMARFNLRYAAQTVRDLAFERPDAYERMVTRLGLRDEELDAWGRAADAMLIPFSDALQIHPQDSHFLDREVWDLENTPPEQKPLMLHFHPLVIYRFQVLKQADVVLALFLHGNQFSLEEKLADFDYYDPLTTSDSTLSNVVQSIIAAEIGYQDLALDYFEHTLFVDLADLHKNTSDGVHVASAGGVWSGLVSGFGGMRDHDGVLTFDPRLPKSWPELRYRMIWHGTRVLVTLRSDSMHVSVLEGQNPISFLVRGTSYTVSAGADTFIPLDGQGTVRPGKPRQIPSDGTRRDDGTLMVPQVPQGTDTIQTIPTITDTIPTITSEAYRDSIRN; from the coding sequence ATGCTCGACCGCGATTGGTTCCCCGTCGACCCGTGGCGCCTCACCGAGACGCAGTATGACACCGCCAACATCGGCCTGGGCGAGACGCTGTTCGCCCTGGGCAACGGCTATCTGGGGCTCCGGGGCAACAACGCCGAGGGCCGCAAGGCGCACGAGCACGGCACCTTCATCAATGGGCTGCACGAGACCTGGAAGATCCGTCACGCGGAGCATGCCTACGGCTTCGCCGAGGTCGGCCAGACAATCGTCAACGCGCCCGACAGCAAGGTCATGCGCATCTATGTCGACGACGAGCCGCTCGCGCTCGACGGCGCGGACCTGCTCGAATACGACCGCACCCTCGACTTCCAGGAGGGCCTGCTGCGCCGCACCGTGCTCTGGCTGACGCCATCCGGCAAGCGCGTGCGGGTCTCGAAGACGCGTATGGTGTCGTTCCCCGAGCGCCACCTCGCCGTGATGACCTTGGAAGTGACCCTGATCGACTCGGATGCCCCCGTCACGATCTCGTGCCAGATGCTCAACCGGCAGGACGGCGAGGACGAATACGCCGGATCAACCCGGCCGGGCAAGGCGTCGAAAGACCCGCGCAAGGCCGAGCGCATTGCCGACCGGGTCTTCGTGCCGGGGGAGCACTGGCAGCAGGGCGAGCGCAGCGCGCTCAGCTACCGCGTCGCGAACTCGGGTATGACGGTCGCGGTCGTCGCGGACCACACCGTCGAGACCGCGAACGAGTACACCACGGACCACTACATCGACCCCGACATCGCGAAGAACGTCTACTCGGTCACCGCCAAGCGCGGCGTACCGATGAAGATCACCAAGCTCGTCAGCTACCACACCGGGCGCACCACCCCGACGAACGAGCTCATCGACCGCGGCCGCCGCACCCTCGACCGCATCGCCGTCGAGGGCGTCGCGGTGCAGTACGTCAAGCAGCGCGAGTGGCTCGACGACTACTGGAGCCGCTCCGACGTGGAGATCCCTGGCCGTGACGACCTGCAGCAGGCGATCCGGTGGAACCTCTTCCAACTCGCTCAGGCCACGGCGCGCGCCGACGGGCTCGGCATCCCCGCGAAGGGCGTGACCGGCAGCGGTTACAGCGGCCACTACTTTTGGGACACCGAGATCTACATGGTGCCCTTCCTCGCCTACACATCCCCGCTCTGGGCGAGGAACACCCTGAGCATGCGCCAGGACATGCTTCCTCTTGCGAGGCAGCGGGCCCGGATGCTCAACGAGGCCGGTGCCCTGTTCCCGTGGCGCACGATCAACGGCGAGGAGGCATCCGCCTATTACGCCGCGGGCACCGCCCAGTACCACATCAACGCCGACGTGACCTATGCGCTCGCGAAGTTCATCCACGCGACCGCCGACGTCGACTTCCTCGCCAACGGCGCGATCGACATCGCCGTCGAGACGGCCCGCATGTGGATCACCCTCGGATTCTGGCGCTCCAACGGCAACGACACCTTCGAGATCCACGGCGTCACAGGGCCCGACGAGTACACGACGGTCGTCAACAACAACCTGTTCACGAACGTGATGGCCAGGTTCAACCTGCGCTACGCGGCGCAGACCGTGCGTGACCTCGCGTTCGAGCGTCCGGATGCCTACGAGCGCATGGTCACGCGGCTCGGCCTGCGCGACGAGGAGCTCGACGCGTGGGGCCGTGCCGCCGACGCGATGCTGATCCCGTTCTCGGATGCCCTGCAGATCCACCCGCAGGACTCGCACTTCCTCGACCGCGAGGTCTGGGACCTCGAGAACACGCCGCCGGAGCAGAAGCCGCTCATGCTGCACTTCCACCCGCTTGTGATCTACCGCTTCCAGGTGCTCAAGCAGGCCGATGTGGTGCTCGCCCTGTTCCTGCACGGCAACCAGTTCAGCCTCGAGGAGAAGCTCGCAGACTTCGACTACTACGACCCGCTGACAACAAGCGACTCGACGCTGTCAAATGTGGTGCAGTCGATCATCGCCGCCGAGATCGGCTACCAGGACCTCGCTCTCGACTATTTCGAGCACACCCTGTTCGTCGACCTCGCCGACCTGCACAAGAACACCTCCGACGGCGTGCACGTCGCCTCGGCCGGTGGCGTCTGGAGCGGACTCGTCTCGGGCTTCGGCGGGATGCGCGACCACGACGGCGTGCTGACCTTCGACCCGCGCCTGCCGAAGAGCTGGCCCGAGCTGCGCTATCGCATGATCTGGCACGGCACCCGCGTGCTCGTCACGCTCAGGAGCGACTCGATGCACGTGAGTGTTCTCGAGGGGCAGAATCCCATCTCGTTCCTCGTGCGTGGCACGTCATACACGGTCTCGGCTGGCGCCGACACGTTCATCCCGCTCGATGGGCAGGGCACGGTTCGGCCCGGCAAGCCACGGCAGATCCCGAGCGACGGCACCCGGCGCGACGACGGCACCCTCATGGTGCCGCAGGTGCCGCAGGGCACCGACACGATCCAGACGATCCCGACGATCACCGATACGATCCCGACGATCACGAGTGAGGCGTATCGGGATTCGATCCGCAACTGA
- a CDS encoding M50 family metallopeptidase → MLLGILAVAAALSIPRVTWQQFGLFTTLVHELGHAVAGLLTGRTVTGIRIRRNHSGEALSTGRGSIGPVVSGIFGYPAPAIVGAAQLWSVFNGYTAIALFAGGIVLLLTLLVIRNLFGVLVVLASASVSATLWFFATPQQQSYALLVLGTALLVGSVRALVSVIRVHTRRGQLGSSDAYLLYRRTGVPSVVWLLLFTAAIGGCWWIAVTAYLTR, encoded by the coding sequence GTGCTCCTCGGAATCCTCGCGGTGGCGGCGGCTCTGAGCATCCCGCGCGTCACCTGGCAGCAGTTCGGCCTGTTCACGACCCTCGTGCACGAGCTCGGCCACGCGGTCGCCGGGCTGCTGACCGGGCGCACGGTGACGGGCATCCGCATCCGTCGCAACCACTCCGGCGAGGCGCTCAGCACCGGGCGCGGCTCGATCGGTCCGGTCGTCAGCGGCATCTTCGGCTACCCGGCCCCGGCGATCGTCGGCGCCGCCCAGCTCTGGAGCGTCTTCAACGGCTACACGGCGATCGCGCTGTTCGCCGGCGGAATCGTGCTGCTGCTGACCCTGCTCGTGATCCGCAATCTGTTCGGCGTGCTTGTCGTGCTCGCCTCCGCCAGTGTGAGCGCGACACTGTGGTTCTTCGCGACGCCGCAGCAGCAGAGCTACGCGCTGCTCGTGCTCGGAACGGCGCTGCTCGTCGGCTCGGTGCGCGCCCTCGTGAGCGTGATCCGGGTGCACACTCGGCGCGGGCAGCTCGGCTCCTCCGACGCGTACCTGCTCTACAGGCGCACCGGGGTGCCGTCGGTCGTGTGGCTGCTGCTGTTCACCGCTGCGATCGGCGGATGCTGGTGGATCGCGGTCACCGCGTATCTCACACGCTGA